Below is a window of Candidatus Methylarchaceae archaeon HK02M2 DNA.
TCTATACCTGGTCCATGTTCGTAAACTGCAAAATCACATCCAAACTTTATTCCAGGCGTTACTACATAATTAGCTTCTCTTAATTTCTTATAAACAAAAAACTTCTGTTCGAAGTCCACATACTCTTTATTACAGATTTTTTCAATATTTTTTAAAGAGACCTTTCTTTTCTTACCACTTTTATAGACTGATATTTTACCAATTTTTAGTAGATAGTATCCTTCTATCAGATCTAAGATCAAAGGAGCGTCAAAATCAATTCCCTTGGGTTTTGATATCCCTATAGGTTTGCCATAGAAACCTTCATTAAAGAGCTCCCTAGACTCATCAAGGTCCCATATAACTATCCTATTTTCTAATAACTCTCCTAAAGGCTTCTTTAATGCCTTTGGCATTCCATGATCACTTATAAACTCAAAGCAAGAATTGTAATAGAGTCTGAAGCTCTTAAACACTCATCAGACATATCTTCAATCCTCTCAATCATATCCATGAGGACAATCAAATCTTTGATAGAATTGACCCTATTCAATATTCTAGTAGATATTTCCCTGTATTTATTATCGATCTGACGCTCTAATTTTCCTACGTTACTAACTAATTCAATAGATTGGTTTGGATTTATTATTAATGATCGCACTACTTCGCCAAGCTTTTGTACAATTTCAATTGCCATATCGATCAAATCCTTGATTTCGTCGGATAAATTATGATCTTGCATTACTTTACCGCTTATCTGTGAAGCTCTAAAAGCAGCTCCACTTATAAACTGCACTACACTCTCTATAGCATATGCCACCCTTAGAACGTCTTCACGACTCATAATCATTGTCCCTATCTCGGCCAATTCTCTTGTAAGAGTCCTTCTTATGGCTTCAACTTCTATCTCAGCGTTTTCAATACTTTTAACAGCTTCATTTAAAGTCTCGGTGTCATTATTCAATAAAGCAGAATAGATTGTGGAAAGCGCCCTAGCTGCATCCACAATTAATTTTACTTCATCTTGAAGAATGACTAATGTTTTTCGTCTTACTAATACCTCTGCCTCGCCGCTAAACATGGACATTAATTATATAACCTTCATCCTAGATTAATCTTACTAAGGTTAAAAGTTCAAAAATTAGTTATTTTTAACATACAAATATATTAAAAAAAGATAAGTAATTCGATAATTTGTAATAAAAAATAACATTATGTTATAGATATATATTTCTTGAATTATAAGCTCTTTCTTGAAGTCTGTAGTACCCTATAATCGGTGTATTTTTACATTCTAATAATCTAATTCAATATACTTTAAGACGAAATAATAAAAGCTGTTTGAGCATAAACCTTTGCGCATCCTAATACATCAGAGACATCAACACGTTCATCATAAACATGGCACGCTTCTTCATAGCCGGGTCCATAAGAAACTACTGGAATCTTCAAGGTAGATCTAAGATAATGCGCATCGGTTGTAGCAGTCATACATGTAGTTGGTGTTTTTTCTTTAAAAATCGATCGGCTTACTTTTCGTAACACTCTGATAAGATTACTTCCCAGTGGGGTGAAAGAAGGTGGAGCATAATTAATATAATCGATCTCACCTTCACCAACTATCCTTTCAATAATTTTTTCTGCTTCAGCTCTACTCCCTCCTAATGGTATTCTTAAATCAAGTTCTAATTCACAATTATCTGCTACGATGTTGACTTTTTCCCCTCCCTTAATCATACCGACATTCAATGTATAATGATCCATTGCATAATGAGGCTTCAAATGCTTTTTATCCTTATAACTTTCCATAAGGGTCTTTTTACCCCATTTCACAAGTTCCTTAGCATTGTAAGGTGTGTTAACTTTATCCAATATAGAACCTTTCAATTTTGAGAGGGTTTTGACTGCATGAATTATCGAATTATCTCCAAGCATAGGTCTGCTTCCATGATGGGGGGTACCAGAAAATCTTACTTTTGACCATAAAACTCCTCTTTCTCCAGCTACAATGACATGGCCTATTTTATGGTACGTCGAACTTTCTCCTATGATCATCATTTTTCCTTCAATCAATCGATTTTGTACCACCCAACGTGAACCATACTGCCCTCCTGTCTCTTCATCACAAAATAATGCTATGATGATCTTTTTATTCAATTTTTTCTCAAACTTGGAGATAGCTTTTACAGCTGTAAGAATACCAGCTACCCCTCCTTTCATGTCAGTGGCACCTCTGCCTAAAATACGCCCCTCGGTTACTTTGCCTGAAAATGGATCAAAGGTCCATCTATCTAAATCTCCTATAGGTACTGTATCGATATGTCCACAAAGTATCAGCTCACAATCACCACTCCCTATTTCAGCTATAATATTTACATGCCCTTCTATCGGCTCGATACGTTTAGTGTTCAACCCTATATCTTTAAGATAATCCTCAACAAGATTAGCTATATCTGATGTATCCCCTGGAGGGTTCTCGCTCCTTGTTCTAATTAAAGACGAAGCAAGCTTTAAGAGCTCTTTCTTCAAAGATTCTACTTCATCCGATAAATATGATAATTTTTTCATAAACATTAAAAAGTCAAAATTCTATTGAGATATAAATTCCTTTAGACCTCGTCCCAATAAATGTAGATTTCCGACATTTACACGTTCTAAATGCTTCTTGGCTGCTTTATAACTACTCAAAGCTTGCTTTAATGGAGTTATTGGCAAATCCTTCATTAAATAATCTGGGTGGAATACCAAAAGACTGTAGGGAATTTTTTCATCTAGACTTGATATAAAATTCGCTATATCCTCAACTTCATCTGCATCTACATATCCTGGGACCATCAGAGTGGTGGCTGTAAGGACAGGTGGATCATCTCTTAATATACTGAATTCTCGAGCTATCATCTCAAAATTCTGATAAGCTTTTTTATTGGATACACCGCTTAGTGCATAACTCATATTTTCATCGAAGCATTTTAGATCGAACTTGATGTTGCCGCCACTTTTAAATGCAATTTCAGCTGCTTTTCTAACCAAATTTGGATGACCACAGCCATTCCATTCGAAGCATATGCGAAGAATTCTCCCCTCTGGTAAGAGTTCAAGAATTCTCTTTGAAGCTCGAAGTGCAAAAGGAAGTTGAGGCTCTGGAGAACCTCCAAAAAAGCACCAACATGTAATTTTAGTATTATGTAGTGTGCGTTCAACAAGGTCATCGATACCATGAGAAGGTGCTAAATCGACATCTTTGTGGGATGAGTTTTGGCAGAATGCGCAATCAAAGTTGCACCCATAAAAGAATACCGCGAGATTATAATAGCCTATTTCAGGGCCATCACAAGCTGTAAAATTTGGATATCCTGATGTAGTTCCACCTGGACAGAACCATGAAGCACAACAATTGGTAACATGAGAATCTAGATAAGCATTATATAGTCCCTTATTTGGAGTTGCGTTACTTATCAACTTTCCTGATACATTCTTTCTAAGACCGCAGTAACTCAATTCGCCTAACCCAATTCTGCATTCATTAGCACATAAATTACATGGTATTCCTGATGGTGATTTGGGTATTTTCCCAGGTAAGCCAAAAGACTTTCTAATAGTCTCATGGTCACTCAAGGAGATTTTTACTGCTTCATTAGGACTTTCTTGTATACAAGATCGACAGATTTTTATTGCCTTTGATACAAATCGGGAAGATTTGTTACATATTCTACAAACTTGATCTTTATTGGTAAAGTCGGTATTTGGGCACATTATAAATTATTTGATTTTCCTATTGAAAAATATTCTCAAGTAATTTTATAATAGGTTATAAATTACTTGAGTTGCAATAGTTACTAACCATAAATAGGACCCACTGTATTTGTGTGAGTCCATTATATTTGTTGGTGAACTACTTCTACTTCTTACCTACAATTATTTCGATTGTAGAGACGTTCCTCATATCCTCACCCATACCTAATTCTTCTGTATCTATGGTTATGTTTTTGATCGCAAAAGCTTCGTTACCTAGTCGTTTAGTAACGATTTCTGCCACATCAACAGCCCTAGAAATGGCCATCCCTCGAGCCTTCACGATTATTTCATCACTGTGTGTGAGTTGGATCAAAGCCGACATAGCATAGCTCATAACAGGTTTCTTTCCAACGTATATGTGATTTGAGGGAGCCCTTCTCTCAGGCACTCTCTCTTGAGCAGCTGGTGTTTCAGGAGATGTTTTTTCTGTTGTTTCAGGTTCTGCTGGTGAATCACTCGGAGCGTCACTGGAGTTATTACTTGACATATTCGATTCGCCGAGAAAAAGAAGAGAGAGTCATATTTAAACTTAATTTTAATTATCAAGCTGTCATGAAATTATTAGCAGAACTCTCTTCATGGTATCTGATATAATAATGGAACA
It encodes the following:
- the endA gene encoding tRNA-intron lyase yields the protein MPKALKKPLGELLENRIVIWDLDESRELFNEGFYGKPIGISKPKGIDFDAPLILDLIEGYYLLKIGKISVYKSGKKRKVSLKNIEKICNKEYVDFEQKFFVYKKLREANYVVTPGIKFGCDFAVYEHGPGIDHAPYLVQVVKPDEDITATSIVLSGRLATTVRKQFILAVVEVDQDKVNFLSFDWWRA
- a CDS encoding DUF47 family protein → MSMFSGEAEVLVRRKTLVILQDEVKLIVDAARALSTIYSALLNNDTETLNEAVKSIENAEIEVEAIRRTLTRELAEIGTMIMSREDVLRVAYAIESVVQFISGAAFRASQISGKVMQDHNLSDEIKDLIDMAIEIVQKLGEVVRSLIINPNQSIELVSNVGKLERQIDNKYREISTRILNRVNSIKDLIVLMDMIERIEDMSDECLRASDSITILALSL
- a CDS encoding ArgE/DapE family deacylase — its product is MKKELLKLASSLIRTRSENPPGDTSDIANLVEDYLKDIGLNTKRIEPIEGHVNIIAEIGSGDCELILCGHIDTVPIGDLDRWTFDPFSGKVTEGRILGRGATDMKGGVAGILTAVKAISKFEKKLNKKIIIALFCDEETGGQYGSRWVVQNRLIEGKMMIIGESSTYHKIGHVIVAGERGVLWSKVRFSGTPHHGSRPMLGDNSIIHAVKTLSKLKGSILDKVNTPYNAKELVKWGKKTLMESYKDKKHLKPHYAMDHYTLNVGMIKGGEKVNIVADNCELELDLRIPLGGSRAEAEKIIERIVGEGEIDYINYAPPSFTPLGSNLIRVLRKVSRSIFKEKTPTTCMTATTDAHYLRSTLKIPVVSYGPGYEEACHVYDERVDVSDVLGCAKVYAQTAFIISS
- a CDS encoding radical SAM protein; amino-acid sequence: MCPNTDFTNKDQVCRICNKSSRFVSKAIKICRSCIQESPNEAVKISLSDHETIRKSFGLPGKIPKSPSGIPCNLCANECRIGLGELSYCGLRKNVSGKLISNATPNKGLYNAYLDSHVTNCCASWFCPGGTTSGYPNFTACDGPEIGYYNLAVFFYGCNFDCAFCQNSSHKDVDLAPSHGIDDLVERTLHNTKITCWCFFGGSPEPQLPFALRASKRILELLPEGRILRICFEWNGCGHPNLVRKAAEIAFKSGGNIKFDLKCFDENMSYALSGVSNKKAYQNFEMIAREFSILRDDPPVLTATTLMVPGYVDADEVEDIANFISSLDEKIPYSLLVFHPDYLMKDLPITPLKQALSSYKAAKKHLERVNVGNLHLLGRGLKEFISQ
- the albA gene encoding DNA-binding protein Alba, coding for MSSNNSSDAPSDSPAEPETTEKTSPETPAAQERVPERRAPSNHIYVGKKPVMSYAMSALIQLTHSDEIIVKARGMAISRAVDVAEIVTKRLGNEAFAIKNITIDTEELGMGEDMRNVSTIEIIVGKK